Proteins encoded within one genomic window of Phototrophicus methaneseepsis:
- a CDS encoding EthD family reductase yields the protein MSKFVVMFRHPAEMHVFENIYTDFLSLVERMPDIQRRQVVHLTGSPMGETPYYRVLELYFADEAAMRQALMSPAGQEAGGELERFGPDSILIWYGDEYEDDGGSNT from the coding sequence ATGTCCAAGTTCGTCGTCATGTTTCGCCATCCAGCGGAAATGCATGTCTTTGAAAACATCTACACAGATTTTCTATCGCTTGTGGAACGCATGCCAGATATTCAACGGCGGCAAGTCGTCCATCTGACAGGCAGCCCCATGGGCGAAACGCCCTATTACCGCGTGCTGGAGCTTTACTTCGCTGATGAAGCCGCTATGCGACAAGCCTTGATGAGCCCAGCAGGCCAGGAAGCCGGTGGCGAATTAGAGCGCTTCGGCCCAGATTCTATATTGATCTGGTATGGTGATGAGTATGAGGACGATGGCGGCAGTAATACGTAA
- a CDS encoding PaaI family thioesterase — protein MSDQNLTTTRTRTYTWEDPFLPLQKGATMDPIDYMHAMMAGQIPKPPIADTLDFTMVLVEKGHVIFSGQPAEYLYNPIGVVHGGYAATLLDSAVGSAIHTTLSQGTVYTTVQLNIHMTRPITKDVGMLYADGHVLHSGRRMATAEAALKDESGKLYAHATTTCFIMPIGG, from the coding sequence ATGAGCGATCAGAACCTGACGACGACCCGTACCCGCACTTACACCTGGGAAGATCCATTCCTCCCGCTGCAAAAGGGCGCAACAATGGACCCCATCGACTATATGCATGCCATGATGGCCGGGCAGATTCCTAAGCCGCCCATCGCTGATACGCTCGATTTTACGATGGTACTAGTGGAAAAAGGTCATGTCATCTTTAGCGGGCAGCCTGCCGAGTATCTTTACAACCCGATTGGGGTGGTACACGGGGGATATGCTGCAACCTTGCTCGATAGCGCTGTGGGTAGTGCGATCCATACCACGTTGTCACAAGGAACTGTCTATACGACGGTGCAACTGAACATCCACATGACGCGGCCCATTACCAAAGATGTGGGCATGCTCTATGCCGATGGGCATGTGCTGCATAGTGGGCGGCGCATGGCGACGGCAGAGGCCGCGCTTAAAGATGAAAGTGGTAAGCTCTATGCTCACGCGACCACGACCTGCTTCATTATGCCAATAGGGGGCTAA
- a CDS encoding nitroreductase family deazaflavin-dependent oxidoreductase has translation MVTTSEPPILDEYGSNGTDRLHAQQGLPDPNQGLMRFFFKFPIIFFRLGLRTIVGNWFILMTHTGRKSGQPRHTALEYRLGINGHLYTISGYGAKSQWYKNIMANPVVNIQWLGGVEAYEAYRVTDEEEFRMGIRLYKSEMSETLDIFLNRMGIPDDMESIIANRDHIYMIGFKQTDATPPPTVEEDLKWVWYVAAGVLGLLLLRRRKG, from the coding sequence ATGGTTACAACTTCAGAGCCGCCGATCCTGGATGAATATGGATCTAACGGCACTGACCGCTTACATGCACAACAAGGCCTGCCTGATCCTAACCAGGGATTGATGCGGTTCTTTTTCAAATTCCCGATTATTTTCTTCCGGCTTGGGTTGCGCACAATTGTGGGTAACTGGTTCATCCTGATGACGCACACCGGGCGTAAATCCGGCCAGCCGCGCCACACAGCCCTGGAATATCGCCTGGGGATTAACGGCCATCTTTATACCATCAGCGGTTACGGGGCCAAAAGCCAATGGTATAAGAATATTATGGCGAACCCGGTTGTTAATATTCAGTGGCTAGGTGGCGTTGAAGCTTATGAAGCTTACCGCGTCACAGATGAAGAAGAGTTCCGTATGGGCATCCGCCTATACAAAAGTGAAATGAGCGAAACACTGGATATCTTCCTGAATCGGATGGGTATCCCCGATGATATGGAGAGTATCATCGCCAACCGGGACCATATTTATATGATCGGGTTCAAACAAACTGATGCTACGCCACCCCCCACCGTGGAAGAAGACCTGAAGTGGGTCTGGTATGTGGCGGCGGGCGTCCTGGGCTTGCTCTTACTGCGTCGGCGTAAGGGCTAA
- the murJ gene encoding murein biosynthesis integral membrane protein MurJ produces the protein MTAETTSDFINEPGAPRTNDTEAHVAGATAILSLGNIASRVLGLVREQVITFLFGATAAADAFQIAILIPRTFYDLLIGGQVNGAIVPVLTEVATKEGRAALWRLVSVLISFLLTMLFGLVLVMQLFAPQLVTLTAGEANPTTQALAVDLLRITIPGLLFLGVFAVLSGTLLALKSFLWPALASLVFNGSIVMFTLLLAPPLQILLNPTSDPFNVIAIARPASGIAAAAIGWTLGALAQLALQLVGLRRSHIRLTLDWRNPALRRIILLYIPVMGSLLLDTVVVRFFTYNRATLAGGEGALQYMNLATTLIQFPQGLVATAISLAILPTLSEQSSTTNENAFRDTLGLGLRLTWVLIFPAMVGMFVLAQPIVMLLFERGAFTAVDTAVVVPATRIYLLGLPFAATDLLLVYAFYARRDTLTPALIGVASHSVYIAALLLLIPPLGLYAVMAADAIKHVTHATISAILLRRRLHGFGRASRLFSTLLRTLIATGIMGVVGWLTLPLFFDWIGAGNVLQKVLLLLTSGAITGGTFLLLAWLLRIEELNRIMRIVQARLRR, from the coding sequence ATGACCGCAGAAACGACTTCAGATTTCATCAACGAACCGGGTGCACCCCGTACAAACGATACAGAAGCCCATGTTGCCGGGGCGACGGCGATTCTCTCGTTGGGCAATATCGCCAGCCGAGTACTTGGCCTCGTGCGGGAACAGGTCATCACGTTTTTGTTCGGGGCGACAGCGGCGGCAGATGCTTTTCAGATCGCGATTCTGATCCCACGCACATTCTATGATTTGCTCATTGGTGGGCAGGTCAACGGGGCCATTGTGCCTGTGCTGACGGAAGTCGCCACCAAGGAAGGGCGTGCTGCTTTATGGCGGCTGGTCTCGGTATTAATCAGCTTCCTGCTGACGATGTTGTTCGGGCTGGTTTTGGTCATGCAGCTCTTTGCGCCCCAACTGGTGACGCTCACCGCCGGGGAGGCCAACCCAACCACGCAGGCGCTCGCGGTCGATTTACTGCGCATCACGATACCGGGCCTGTTATTTTTGGGTGTTTTTGCTGTCTTGAGTGGGACCTTGCTGGCGCTCAAGTCCTTCTTGTGGCCTGCGCTGGCGTCACTCGTCTTCAATGGGTCCATTGTGATGTTTACGCTGCTGCTTGCGCCGCCGCTGCAAATCCTGCTCAATCCGACGAGCGATCCATTTAACGTTATCGCCATCGCTCGGCCTGCATCTGGCATCGCTGCTGCTGCTATCGGCTGGACGTTAGGGGCGTTGGCACAACTCGCCTTGCAACTGGTGGGCTTACGTCGCAGCCACATCCGCCTGACGTTGGATTGGCGTAACCCGGCCCTGCGCCGCATTATTTTGCTCTACATCCCGGTCATGGGTTCGCTCTTGCTGGATACAGTCGTTGTACGCTTCTTCACGTATAACCGCGCCACGCTGGCGGGTGGCGAAGGTGCGCTCCAATATATGAATCTGGCAACAACGTTGATTCAATTCCCGCAGGGGCTTGTTGCGACAGCGATCAGTCTGGCGATCTTGCCGACACTCAGCGAACAGAGCAGTACCACCAACGAGAATGCATTCCGCGATACGTTGGGCCTGGGCCTGCGTCTGACGTGGGTGCTCATCTTCCCCGCAATGGTGGGGATGTTCGTCCTGGCACAGCCTATTGTGATGCTGCTCTTTGAGCGTGGGGCCTTTACGGCGGTGGATACAGCTGTTGTGGTGCCTGCCACCCGCATCTATTTATTGGGGCTGCCATTTGCCGCCACGGATTTGCTGCTGGTTTATGCTTTTTATGCGCGGCGCGATACGCTGACCCCGGCTTTGATCGGTGTTGCAAGTCACAGCGTTTATATCGCCGCGCTGTTGCTCTTGATCCCGCCTTTGGGCTTGTATGCTGTCATGGCTGCGGATGCCATCAAACATGTGACTCATGCGACTATCAGCGCGATTTTACTGCGCCGACGCCTTCATGGGTTTGGCAGGGCCTCGCGCCTCTTCTCGACATTGCTGCGCACTTTGATTGCGACGGGGATTATGGGTGTGGTCGGTTGGCTGACGCTGCCGCTCTTCTTTGATTGGATCGGCGCAGGGAATGTATTGCAGAAAGTGCTGCTGCTGCTAACGAGCGGCGCTATAACAGGGGGGACGTTCTTGTTGCTGGCATGGCTGCTGCGCATTGAAGAACTGAACCGCATCATGCGGATTGTGCAGGCGCGGCTGCGCCGTTAG
- a CDS encoding adenylyltransferase/cytidyltransferase family protein codes for MGQVLSLDQAIAARVALQEAGQTLVFTNGHFDLLHVGHLDYLEKARALGDALFVGINGNDATEQLKGTGRPIVPAAERARLLAALVPVTAAIIFEQDTANHIITALKPDIYVKGGDYAHKVLPERPTVEAYGGQVHLIDYLPDHSTTRLIARIKALPE; via the coding sequence ATGGGGCAAGTTCTCTCACTCGATCAGGCTATTGCTGCTCGTGTGGCACTGCAAGAAGCAGGTCAAACGCTGGTTTTCACCAATGGGCACTTTGATTTGCTGCATGTCGGTCACCTGGATTATCTGGAGAAGGCGCGCGCTTTAGGCGATGCTCTGTTCGTGGGCATCAATGGTAATGATGCCACGGAACAGCTTAAGGGCACTGGTCGCCCGATTGTGCCCGCAGCGGAGCGTGCTCGCCTTTTAGCGGCGTTAGTGCCCGTTACAGCGGCTATTATCTTCGAGCAAGATACAGCAAATCACATTATTACTGCCCTAAAGCCGGATATTTACGTGAAAGGCGGTGATTATGCCCATAAGGTGCTGCCGGAGCGTCCGACCGTTGAGGCTTATGGGGGGCAGGTCCATCTCATTGACTATCTACCGGATCACAGCACAACGCGCCTGATCGCGCGCATCAAGGCCCTGCCAGAATGA
- a CDS encoding 3'(2'),5'-bisphosphate nucleotidase CysQ family protein, whose product MNIDPIIEAVRQAAALCREVQHRSFSSMTKVNQQYSEPVTIADYGSQAIICRALQQYFPDDAVIAEEAGSQFLAMLNDEQHATVLQLLNTVLDVPVTTDHVVSWLDFGKGVEASRTWVIDPIDGTKGFIAMRHYAIAVGILEDGEPVGGLMAAPGYGDGVSGYDEDGALFYVRDGKAYREPLAGGEAEQIAPSQRTDPATLQIVQSFEREHTSKERMLRVFREAGLGEATITDMDSMEKYALIACGDADVLMRLSRLNSTRRHNIWDHAAGVALVQAAGGRATDLDGSPLRFNEGAIMPNDGMIVTSGGAFHDDLIAATQALLAEEAASS is encoded by the coding sequence ATGAATATTGATCCCATAATTGAGGCCGTTCGTCAGGCCGCCGCACTCTGCCGAGAAGTGCAGCACCGTAGTTTTTCCAGCATGACCAAGGTCAACCAGCAGTATAGCGAGCCGGTCACCATTGCGGACTATGGCAGTCAGGCGATTATCTGCCGTGCATTGCAGCAGTATTTCCCAGATGATGCCGTCATCGCGGAAGAAGCTGGCAGCCAATTTTTGGCGATGCTCAATGATGAGCAGCACGCTACCGTCTTGCAACTGCTCAATACCGTTCTGGATGTTCCCGTCACGACGGATCATGTCGTGAGCTGGCTGGACTTCGGCAAAGGGGTGGAGGCATCGCGCACATGGGTCATTGATCCAATTGATGGCACCAAGGGCTTCATTGCCATGCGCCATTATGCGATTGCGGTCGGTATTCTGGAAGATGGCGAACCAGTCGGCGGATTGATGGCCGCACCCGGTTATGGGGATGGCGTCAGTGGTTACGACGAAGACGGGGCACTTTTCTATGTGCGCGATGGCAAGGCATACCGGGAACCTTTGGCAGGGGGAGAAGCAGAACAGATTGCACCGTCTCAGCGTACAGACCCCGCTACCTTGCAGATCGTCCAGAGCTTCGAGCGTGAACATACCAGCAAAGAGCGGATGCTGCGCGTCTTTAGAGAAGCAGGCCTGGGTGAAGCGACCATTACCGATATGGATAGCATGGAAAAATACGCGCTCATCGCTTGCGGCGATGCCGATGTGCTGATGCGCCTCTCTCGGTTGAACAGCACCCGCCGTCATAACATCTGGGATCACGCGGCAGGGGTGGCGTTGGTACAGGCTGCCGGGGGCCGTGCAACAGACTTGGATGGCTCGCCATTACGCTTTAACGAAGGGGCGATTATGCCCAATGATGGCATGATCGTGACCAGCGGCGGTGCTTTCCATGATGATTTGATCGCAGCGACACAAGCCCTGTTGGCAGAAGAGGCTGCTTCCTCATGA
- a CDS encoding tetratricopeptide repeat protein, producing the protein MADFTPLEAPAHELHDLPLMHPGRPVGRDAVIKELYDTTRQNRPILLYGIPGSGKTALAAALAAAFIQQPGGVLWLDGNVPTFAALLVKVGRAYGLTEVVQSQKPTGFVGTVATTLMQHKPLVVIDNVRNAHIAEQFIEKCTGNLPVILISQDAMDGDWQPVQLEPLLDTDAVALFKQKAGINDNDSDVSIYSITKLLSYLPFPIVMAARAMAASKQDPAAYLETLRQVESKIEGNGAMAALTASYRALTGALQGLMLMLGATFRGEASAELLSMVSGAPQDAINQAMTVLSQLYLVEKFTVAGADFYRMHRLTYQFMQALLQGKNQLTTLQQKVRDAVLAYTRKYSTEERSYTKLAIEMDNILATAQWASEQGDRTTANALLEALTQADNFIQEAGYVYELLQLQGSGSGYTTAFPAYGPEPVIERDDEEDEEDSFDDDYLYDEEAEDEAYEDDEDADEEEDDYDDYDDEGFGDLDDEDEDEGDGEVDTILEDVMATPNPVMANTPDVLDVPSFDEMSTQMLTGVDLEQLRMALNAAKMQSDIQRQKQLLKAIGKVQVAQGRETEAITTYTELLDLLDSLEMDDVDDDGTLETLDMLSSLLVKTENAQAALMHTRRGIELAQELEDRMTEMHILRTQGAARQDLGESDAAIDAFSEALEIARMSDDRQNEALILYELGYAYLDNGDAERAIQTWRESRPLFRDQGKRDYEGRVLGGLGTAYAELERWSEAISDYKAALHIAREVNNKEEEMLQLSNLGQAQVQAGQLPDALLSYRQALHVAYQTADDDHVTSAVVDLVNLMMRSKRLMGIAKLLVQDGLEHDPNDRELAQLDRSIDSKLEEATAQGLQQAPVAGSARDYAANAYQLLDA; encoded by the coding sequence ATGGCTGATTTTACACCCCTGGAAGCACCAGCGCATGAATTACACGACTTGCCGCTGATGCATCCAGGCCGCCCGGTGGGGCGCGATGCCGTCATCAAAGAACTTTACGATACCACACGCCAGAATCGGCCAATTTTGCTATATGGCATCCCAGGCAGCGGCAAGACCGCGCTCGCAGCAGCGCTTGCAGCAGCCTTCATCCAGCAGCCAGGGGGCGTGCTGTGGCTCGATGGCAATGTACCGACCTTCGCCGCCCTACTCGTCAAAGTAGGCCGTGCCTATGGCCTGACGGAAGTCGTCCAGAGCCAGAAGCCGACCGGATTCGTCGGCACTGTCGCCACGACCCTGATGCAACATAAGCCGCTGGTCGTCATTGATAATGTACGCAATGCCCACATTGCGGAGCAGTTCATAGAAAAATGCACGGGGAATCTGCCCGTTATCCTCATCAGCCAGGACGCCATGGACGGCGACTGGCAGCCCGTCCAATTGGAACCATTGCTAGATACGGATGCTGTCGCTCTTTTTAAGCAGAAGGCCGGCATCAACGATAACGACAGTGACGTCAGCATTTATAGTATCACCAAGCTGCTGAGTTACTTACCCTTCCCAATCGTCATGGCTGCCCGTGCCATGGCAGCCAGCAAGCAGGACCCAGCCGCCTATCTAGAGACGTTACGCCAGGTTGAGAGCAAGATTGAGGGCAACGGGGCTATGGCAGCCCTGACGGCCAGCTATCGCGCGCTAACGGGTGCCTTACAAGGGTTAATGCTCATGCTAGGGGCTACGTTCCGCGGAGAAGCCAGCGCCGAACTGCTCAGTATGGTGAGCGGAGCACCCCAGGATGCCATCAACCAGGCGATGACCGTCCTCAGCCAGCTTTACCTGGTGGAGAAGTTCACCGTCGCCGGGGCCGATTTTTACCGGATGCATCGCCTGACGTACCAGTTTATGCAGGCTCTGCTGCAAGGCAAAAATCAACTAACGACGCTGCAACAAAAAGTACGCGATGCGGTCCTGGCTTACACGCGCAAGTACAGCACAGAAGAACGCTCTTATACCAAGCTCGCCATCGAGATGGATAATATCCTCGCAACAGCCCAATGGGCCTCCGAACAAGGCGACCGGACGACAGCCAATGCCCTGCTGGAAGCGCTCACCCAGGCTGATAACTTCATCCAGGAAGCTGGATACGTTTATGAACTGCTGCAACTACAAGGCAGCGGCAGCGGGTATACCACAGCCTTCCCGGCCTATGGCCCCGAACCTGTCATTGAGCGTGATGATGAAGAAGACGAGGAAGACAGCTTCGACGATGATTACCTCTATGATGAGGAAGCCGAAGACGAAGCATATGAAGATGACGAGGACGCTGACGAAGAAGAAGACGATTACGATGATTATGATGACGAAGGCTTTGGCGATTTAGACGACGAGGATGAGGACGAAGGCGACGGTGAAGTCGATACGATCCTCGAAGATGTCATGGCAACACCCAATCCCGTTATGGCGAATACGCCTGATGTGCTCGATGTCCCCAGCTTCGACGAGATGAGCACGCAAATGCTCACAGGCGTGGACCTGGAACAACTGCGTATGGCGCTCAATGCGGCTAAGATGCAGTCGGATATTCAACGTCAGAAGCAGCTCTTAAAAGCGATTGGCAAGGTTCAGGTCGCCCAGGGGCGCGAGACAGAAGCTATCACAACCTATACCGAACTGCTGGACCTGCTCGACAGCCTGGAAATGGACGATGTCGACGATGATGGCACGCTAGAAACGCTCGATATGCTCTCGTCCCTGCTGGTCAAGACAGAAAATGCCCAGGCGGCCCTGATGCATACCCGGCGCGGCATTGAACTGGCGCAAGAGCTGGAAGACCGTATGACGGAAATGCACATTCTGCGCACGCAGGGCGCTGCACGGCAGGACCTGGGCGAGAGTGATGCCGCGATTGATGCATTCAGCGAGGCGCTAGAAATCGCCAGAATGAGCGATGATCGCCAGAACGAAGCCCTCATCTTATACGAATTGGGCTATGCTTACCTCGATAATGGTGATGCAGAACGCGCCATCCAAACATGGCGCGAAAGCCGCCCCCTGTTCCGCGACCAGGGCAAACGAGATTATGAAGGCCGCGTATTGGGTGGATTGGGCACAGCTTATGCCGAGCTAGAGCGCTGGAGCGAGGCCATCAGCGACTATAAAGCCGCCCTGCACATCGCGCGGGAAGTCAACAACAAAGAAGAGGAAATGCTGCAACTGAGCAACCTGGGGCAAGCACAGGTACAGGCAGGACAACTGCCGGATGCCCTGCTCAGCTACCGGCAGGCGCTGCACGTCGCCTATCAAACGGCGGATGATGACCATGTCACCAGTGCCGTGGTCGATCTCGTCAATTTGATGATGCGCAGTAAGCGCCTGATGGGCATTGCCAAGCTGCTGGTGCAGGATGGGCTGGAACATGACCCCAACGACCGCGAACTGGCCCAGCTCGACCGCAGCATAGATAGCAAGCTGGAAGAAGCCACAGCCCAGGGGTTGCAGCAAGCACCCGTCGCTGGTTCCGCACGCGATTACGCCGCCAATGCGTATCAACTGCTGGACGCGTAG
- the zigA gene encoding zinc metallochaperone GTPase ZigA, with protein MEKLPVTVLSGFLGAGKTTLLNHILSNREGLRVAVIVNDMSEVNIDAQLVREGEAQLSRTEEKLVEMTNGCICCTLRDDLLQEVTRLASEGRFDYLLIESTGIAEPLPVAMTFSFPTPDGATSLMDIARLDTMVTVVDANRWLEDFRRSHTLEDMDMAVSEEDERTISDLLIDQVEFANIIILNKTDLATPEKVIELENILKKLNPDAKLIRATQGRVAASQILHTGLFDMESAQRSPGWLKELEGEHTPETEEYGISSFVFKARRPFHPQRLMDIFEGAHMASMLRSKGFFWLATRHNEGISWSFAGSIARIASAGTWFAATPKRMRPRGPEIDEYLAEYWQEPYGDRRQELVFIGIQMAKEELLAELNAALLTDDELAMGEAAWALFPDPFPIEEPQF; from the coding sequence ATGGAGAAACTCCCTGTAACGGTTTTATCTGGCTTTTTGGGTGCAGGCAAAACGACGTTGCTCAATCATATTTTGAGCAACCGAGAAGGCTTGCGCGTCGCGGTGATCGTCAATGATATGAGTGAAGTCAATATTGATGCGCAACTCGTCCGTGAGGGGGAGGCACAGCTCAGCCGGACGGAAGAAAAACTGGTTGAAATGACCAATGGCTGTATCTGCTGCACACTGCGCGATGATTTATTGCAAGAAGTGACGCGCCTAGCGAGCGAAGGTCGCTTTGATTATCTGTTGATTGAATCCACAGGCATTGCAGAACCGCTACCTGTCGCGATGACCTTCTCCTTCCCCACGCCGGATGGTGCGACCAGCCTGATGGACATCGCACGACTGGATACGATGGTGACGGTTGTCGATGCCAACCGCTGGCTGGAAGATTTCCGGCGTAGTCACACCCTGGAAGACATGGATATGGCTGTCAGCGAAGAGGATGAACGCACAATCTCCGACTTGCTCATTGATCAGGTCGAATTCGCAAATATCATCATCCTGAACAAAACAGACCTCGCAACACCTGAAAAAGTTATCGAGCTTGAAAATATCTTGAAGAAGCTTAACCCAGATGCCAAGCTGATTCGTGCGACCCAGGGGCGCGTTGCTGCATCGCAAATCCTCCATACAGGCCTCTTTGATATGGAATCGGCCCAGCGTTCCCCTGGATGGCTCAAAGAGCTGGAAGGTGAGCATACGCCAGAAACAGAAGAATATGGCATTAGCAGCTTTGTATTTAAAGCTCGCCGACCTTTTCATCCGCAGCGCTTGATGGACATCTTCGAAGGGGCGCATATGGCCTCTATGCTGCGTTCTAAAGGCTTCTTCTGGCTTGCCACCCGGCACAACGAGGGGATTAGCTGGTCGTTTGCGGGGAGCATTGCCCGTATTGCTTCCGCCGGGACGTGGTTCGCAGCGACACCCAAACGTATGCGTCCTCGTGGCCCTGAGATTGATGAATATCTGGCGGAATACTGGCAAGAACCTTACGGAGATCGTCGACAGGAACTTGTGTTCATCGGTATCCAGATGGCAAAGGAAGAACTCCTGGCTGAGCTTAATGCCGCTTTACTCACAGATGATGAGCTAGCCATGGGCGAGGCTGCCTGGGCGCTGTTCCCGGATCCATTCCCGATAGAGGAACCCCAATTTTAA
- a CDS encoding maleylpyruvate isomerase family mycothiol-dependent enzyme, translated as MPEEPIQPIFVLDTFTQLRIELLDILGQLNALQWQQPTACEGWSVHDVAVHLLGDDIGLLSSRRDGHGEDVEIGDYEELIAWINYRNDIWVKAMRRLSPSLLIHLLRDTGEQEMAFWRSLDLFEDGGVVSWAGPDPAPVWLEMAREYTEFWMHTQHICEGAGIVALRSPEYMFPLLDTFVRAMPHTYRHIIAPEGSVVKLHIPDVDGMWFIRREGDAWVQYAELDESPVASVMMPADVAWRVFTKGMTPEKAAEHATITGDPALAEPLLSMVSIMA; from the coding sequence ATGCCAGAGGAACCCATACAACCTATCTTCGTGCTGGACACGTTCACTCAGTTACGTATTGAACTGCTGGATATCCTGGGCCAATTGAATGCATTGCAGTGGCAGCAGCCCACCGCTTGCGAAGGTTGGTCCGTCCATGATGTGGCAGTTCACTTGTTGGGCGATGATATCGGCTTGCTCTCTTCTCGCCGGGACGGTCACGGGGAAGATGTCGAGATTGGTGATTATGAGGAACTCATCGCATGGATTAACTATCGCAATGATATCTGGGTGAAGGCCATGCGCCGCCTCAGCCCGTCACTCCTCATACATCTACTGCGCGATACAGGCGAGCAGGAAATGGCCTTCTGGCGCTCGTTGGATTTGTTTGAGGATGGCGGTGTTGTCAGTTGGGCCGGGCCTGATCCCGCCCCTGTCTGGTTAGAAATGGCTCGTGAATATACTGAGTTCTGGATGCATACCCAGCATATTTGCGAAGGGGCCGGTATCGTTGCCTTGCGGTCCCCGGAGTATATGTTCCCGCTCCTGGATACGTTTGTACGGGCAATGCCCCATACTTATCGACATATCATCGCCCCAGAAGGCTCTGTCGTGAAGCTGCATATCCCGGATGTGGATGGGATGTGGTTTATCCGTCGTGAAGGCGACGCCTGGGTACAATATGCAGAACTGGATGAATCGCCAGTTGCTAGCGTGATGATGCCTGCCGATGTCGCATGGCGTGTTTTCACCAAAGGGATGACCCCCGAAAAAGCCGCTGAACATGCCACAATTACAGGGGACCCGGCCTTAGCTGAACCCTTGCTCAGCATGGTATCCATTATGGCGTAG
- a CDS encoding TetR/AcrR family transcriptional regulator, which produces MSKGEYTRLRIIELAAPIFNRQGYFGTSMSDIMRATGLEKGGIYNHFANKEELALAAFDYNMERRRELMQATFHRVHHAAERLIELADIFKEIISDSMIPGGCAIVNTIMEADDTNPVLKEKAIVAMADLRAMVGRILVRGIERQELRQDVDIEQATTKILMLLQGGIVISRLNGDDAEMDQVRVFISEFVDRDLRLA; this is translated from the coding sequence ATGAGTAAAGGCGAATATACACGACTCCGTATCATTGAGCTTGCCGCCCCGATCTTTAATAGACAGGGTTATTTCGGCACGTCGATGTCGGATATCATGCGCGCGACCGGGCTGGAAAAAGGCGGCATTTATAATCACTTCGCCAATAAAGAAGAACTCGCGCTGGCTGCTTTCGATTACAACATGGAGCGCCGCCGCGAATTGATGCAGGCAACTTTCCATCGTGTACACCATGCGGCGGAGCGTCTTATCGAGCTGGCTGATATTTTCAAAGAGATTATTAGCGATTCGATGATCCCTGGCGGATGTGCCATCGTGAATACGATCATGGAAGCTGATGACACCAATCCTGTGCTAAAGGAGAAAGCTATCGTCGCAATGGCGGATCTGCGGGCGATGGTCGGGCGGATTCTGGTGCGCGGCATTGAACGGCAGGAACTGCGCCAGGATGTGGATATTGAACAGGCGACGACGAAAATCCTGATGCTGCTGCAAGGCGGGATCGTCATTAGCCGCCTGAACGGCGATGATGCTGAGATGGATCAGGTCCGCGTTTTTATAAGCGAATTTGTGGACCGTGATTTGCGCTTGGCATAA